Proteins encoded together in one Sinorhizobium sp. B11 window:
- a CDS encoding glycosyltransferase, whose product MNVDHLPLVTVVIPAYNAARTLVDTLRSVSSQTHERLEILVVDDGSEDGTYELAIDYRLQDSRVRVLRQENGGVARARNAAIGEAIGSYIAPIDADDLWHPRKIELQLRALASLPDGRGVAYNWYAAIDANGVIFAHSSPVSYKGDVFEIMIRENFIGNGSTPLMPRADVLACGGYDPSLRDQDAEGCEDQRLYLALAERLPFTPVPDFLTGYRFTQGNMSSNACRMLRSHALVMAEVKKRHPHLAAAAATAEFDTARWYFHKALSSKDHDQLRKLAPMIAGRFPVRLARHGASLVWHSAKRRARRLARRLIGKRPFPQAADTMAVIALPENGTSFHARFETAAVGQSGVLAKPRGNGL is encoded by the coding sequence ATGAATGTCGATCACCTCCCCTTGGTCACTGTTGTTATTCCAGCCTACAACGCTGCAAGGACGCTCGTAGACACACTTCGAAGCGTCTCAAGCCAGACCCACGAACGCCTGGAAATCCTCGTGGTCGACGACGGTTCGGAGGATGGGACCTACGAACTGGCAATCGATTATCGGCTCCAGGATTCACGCGTCAGGGTCCTGAGGCAGGAAAACGGCGGTGTTGCTCGCGCCCGCAACGCAGCAATCGGCGAAGCGATCGGCAGCTACATTGCCCCCATCGACGCCGACGATCTCTGGCATCCGCGCAAAATCGAATTGCAGCTCCGGGCGCTCGCAAGCCTTCCCGACGGGCGCGGCGTCGCCTACAACTGGTATGCGGCCATCGACGCGAATGGCGTGATTTTCGCCCATTCGAGCCCGGTCTCGTACAAGGGCGACGTCTTCGAAATCATGATACGGGAAAATTTTATCGGTAACGGCAGCACGCCGCTGATGCCGCGTGCTGATGTCCTGGCATGTGGTGGCTACGACCCGTCGCTGCGCGATCAGGATGCGGAAGGATGCGAAGACCAGAGGCTTTATTTGGCGCTGGCCGAAAGGCTGCCTTTCACCCCAGTCCCTGATTTTCTGACGGGATACCGTTTCACCCAGGGGAACATGTCGAGCAATGCCTGTCGCATGCTGAGATCACATGCCCTGGTGATGGCAGAGGTAAAAAAACGCCATCCGCATCTTGCCGCCGCCGCCGCCACCGCGGAATTCGATACGGCGCGATGGTATTTCCATAAGGCGCTTTCCAGCAAAGACCATGATCAGCTCAGAAAGCTCGCGCCGATGATTGCCGGGCGGTTCCCCGTGAGGCTTGCTAGACATGGGGCCAGCCTTGTCTGGCACTCAGCCAAACGCCGGGCACGACGATTGGCAAGACGCCTGATCGGGAAGCGCCCTTTCCCGCAGGCCGCAGATACAATGGCCGTCATCGCCCTCCCCGAGAATGGCACCTCATTCCATGCCCGTTTTGAAACGGCAGCTGTTGGTCAGAGCGGCGTCTTAGCCAAACCCCGCGGGAATGGCTTATGA
- a CDS encoding glycosyltransferase family 2 protein: MDRGDAFHSTQPLVSVVIPAFNASRYIERTLRSAMAQTYAALEIIVVDDGSTDNTAKLVEQIAMTDSRIRLLSTPNHGVAAARNTGIDASSGRYVAFLDADDLWHSTKIEKQVDALIRLSPRWAAVYVLHYIIDQDDEIIGLGGSKIARGYIYARHLNFKYVGNGSALLVRRDAALEIGGFDSSYAAEDIGGCEDLDFELRLAARYCMEVVPERLVGYRKYPGNMSSNHARMGRGVLEVIKRSIIANPQLPRYAARSAIALTQKYAFRQYRRARHLRLSIVTAWAIFQNPRFMLSFAWQAYLLVMKQRHVPKPDIANGERQLKKSKFDEQILLSVESPEETPRSRHHMMRLTAADAKLGAIHVGDEHVDLPIGEITTGPRDF, from the coding sequence ATGGACCGAGGTGATGCTTTTCATTCCACCCAACCGTTGGTTTCGGTGGTCATTCCAGCCTTCAACGCTTCCCGCTATATTGAGCGCACGCTTCGGTCCGCTATGGCCCAGACCTATGCTGCGCTGGAGATCATTGTTGTCGACGACGGCTCCACGGATAACACGGCAAAACTGGTTGAGCAGATAGCGATGACGGATTCACGGATCCGCCTCCTGTCCACACCAAACCATGGTGTCGCCGCCGCAAGAAATACTGGAATCGATGCATCATCAGGTCGATATGTGGCATTCCTCGATGCCGACGATCTCTGGCACTCGACGAAGATCGAGAAGCAGGTAGACGCTCTCATCCGCTTGTCGCCGCGATGGGCCGCGGTCTATGTGCTGCATTATATCATCGATCAGGATGATGAGATCATCGGGCTCGGCGGCTCCAAGATCGCAAGGGGCTATATCTACGCCCGGCATCTGAATTTCAAATATGTAGGTAACGGAAGCGCGCTTCTCGTCCGACGGGACGCTGCGCTTGAGATTGGCGGGTTTGATAGCTCATACGCTGCAGAAGATATCGGAGGCTGTGAAGACCTCGATTTCGAACTCAGGCTTGCCGCGCGTTATTGCATGGAAGTCGTTCCCGAACGCCTGGTGGGATACAGGAAATATCCCGGCAATATGTCGTCCAACCACGCGCGGATGGGTCGAGGTGTTTTGGAAGTAATCAAGCGCTCGATCATCGCAAATCCGCAGCTTCCGAGATACGCGGCCAGAAGTGCTATCGCGCTTACTCAAAAATATGCGTTCCGGCAGTACAGAAGGGCAAGGCACCTGCGTCTGTCCATCGTGACCGCCTGGGCGATTTTTCAAAACCCGCGGTTCATGCTCAGCTTCGCATGGCAGGCTTACCTGCTTGTCATGAAGCAACGCCATGTTCCCAAGCCAGATATCGCGAACGGTGAGCGGCAATTGAAAAAGTCGAAATTCGACGAGCAAATCCTGCTTTCGGTTGAAAGCCCGGAGGAGACCCCGCGATCACGCCACCATATGATGCGACTGACTGCGGCGGATGCCAAGCTCGGTGCAATCCATGTGGGTGATGAGCACGTAGACCTGCCCATCGGTGAAATCACCACAGGACCGCGTGACTTCTAA
- a CDS encoding ABC transporter ATP-binding protein/permease: MTTQQDSVSAKSAGPFNLVIAARFRELLKLVPSLRLKTSVMVVIGILSGLMEMVGITFLVSLVFVLGQQSPSTGAAIPGLPAFFGGFEAAISKSMLVAILVCAIILRIVLGFANSIIASAVSHQISGSIRNRLYSKILTIPFQRFQHYERSDLMNVIATESYAVASAHASLVRLGINLGTIIIFGAGMLVMAWPIAVLGLIFGVVHNLTLGLFAETYRRTGAAAISAMEDLTQLTWTTLQTVKAVKSFGLEKRHESSFDALSTDVGKTWSHSDKMGAITSLLSEALTFGVVLTIILSSQFLPVDFRAALSATILLYRLQPYIKEFDSQILGLHALEAPLQNVMAVISEADDARQVACGEKLRHLQQEIVFHDVSFSYEGSSAPAVSHVSFSIKTGETTALTGPSGSGKTTILNMLLDLIQPSEGRITLDGRDLSTIERPSWLRLLSVSGQDVELMEGTVLDNIRFRREISEEDVRWAADMACATEFIEKLPAGFDEWLGDEAIRLSGGQRQRIGLARALAGRPEILLLDEATNALDEATEARVLSLLLGEYRTKTLIIVTHRSSVASLMKHQICLVPAGI, translated from the coding sequence ATGACAACGCAGCAAGACTCCGTTTCCGCCAAGTCGGCCGGACCCTTCAATTTGGTCATCGCAGCTCGATTCCGTGAGCTTCTGAAACTCGTGCCGTCACTTCGGCTGAAGACGTCGGTGATGGTCGTGATCGGTATCCTGAGCGGCCTGATGGAAATGGTCGGGATCACCTTTCTGGTGAGCCTCGTTTTTGTTCTCGGCCAGCAAAGCCCCTCAACCGGCGCTGCGATCCCTGGGCTTCCGGCATTCTTCGGTGGGTTTGAAGCTGCGATATCGAAATCGATGCTGGTCGCCATCCTCGTCTGCGCGATCATCCTCAGGATCGTTCTTGGCTTCGCCAATTCGATCATCGCGAGCGCCGTCAGCCATCAAATCAGCGGCAGCATCCGCAATCGTCTCTATTCAAAAATCCTGACGATCCCATTTCAGCGCTTTCAGCACTACGAACGCAGCGATCTCATGAATGTCATCGCAACGGAGTCCTATGCGGTGGCCTCCGCTCACGCGAGCCTGGTTCGCCTGGGAATCAATCTTGGGACCATCATCATCTTCGGTGCCGGGATGCTCGTGATGGCATGGCCGATCGCCGTGCTCGGTCTTATTTTCGGTGTGGTCCATAATCTGACCCTCGGCCTGTTTGCCGAGACCTATCGGCGCACAGGCGCGGCCGCCATCTCGGCGATGGAGGACCTGACCCAATTAACCTGGACCACATTGCAGACCGTAAAAGCGGTGAAAAGCTTCGGCCTGGAAAAGCGCCACGAAAGCAGTTTCGATGCCCTTTCAACAGATGTCGGGAAAACCTGGTCCCATTCCGACAAGATGGGTGCGATAACCTCGCTTTTGAGCGAGGCGCTGACATTCGGCGTAGTCCTGACGATCATTCTGTCGTCGCAATTTCTGCCGGTGGATTTCCGTGCAGCCTTATCGGCAACCATCCTCCTCTACAGGCTTCAACCGTATATCAAGGAATTCGATTCCCAGATCCTTGGCCTGCATGCCCTGGAAGCCCCCTTGCAGAACGTTATGGCAGTAATTTCCGAGGCGGACGATGCCAGGCAGGTTGCCTGCGGAGAAAAGCTCAGACATCTGCAGCAGGAGATCGTTTTCCATGATGTTTCCTTCTCTTATGAAGGCAGCAGCGCTCCCGCCGTCAGCCATGTGAGCTTCTCCATCAAAACAGGAGAAACAACCGCACTGACGGGGCCAAGCGGCTCCGGCAAGACAACGATTCTCAACATGCTGCTCGATCTCATCCAGCCGAGCGAGGGGCGCATAACCCTCGATGGCCGGGATCTTTCAACCATCGAGCGACCGAGCTGGTTGCGACTGCTCTCCGTCTCGGGCCAAGACGTCGAGTTGATGGAAGGCACGGTTCTGGACAACATCCGGTTCCGCCGGGAAATTTCCGAGGAGGATGTCCGTTGGGCGGCGGATATGGCTTGCGCCACAGAATTCATCGAGAAACTGCCCGCCGGCTTCGACGAATGGCTGGGCGATGAGGCAATCAGGCTTTCTGGCGGCCAGCGGCAACGCATTGGCCTGGCGCGCGCACTTGCCGGTCGGCCTGAAATATTACTCCTCGACGAAGCCACCAATGCGCTCGACGAGGCGACCGAAGCGCGGGTGCTTTCCCTCCTGCTTGGGGAATATCGGACCAAGACACTGATCATCGTCACTCACCGATCATCTGTCGCCAGCCTGATGAAGCATCAAATCTGCCTCGTCCCGGCGGGGATATAA
- a CDS encoding DMT family transporter, translating to MNLSISRTAGNAVLFGVLLMLLGDLLFSLNDAMGKWLVASFAVGQVLVIRSFGSFLILAPMIARQGPRTLFQVERVPLQVLRVILTTGDVALFYAAVAYLPLADVMTFYMAGPIYVAALSHFFLGETIGWRRWLAVIIGFVGVVVALRPSTAMLSWPSIFGLIGSLSFALTLILGRRLRQTSDATLVTWQTVGALVTGLILSIGDWRSMSSLDFIAMLALGVVAGSAHLMITRALKLAPASLLAPLQYSLLLWAIVLGYVFFGELPDSQILIGSVIIVLAGLFIFHRKNIVDVTPKADVPPDGH from the coding sequence ATGAATTTGAGCATCAGCCGCACCGCTGGAAACGCAGTACTCTTCGGCGTGCTTCTGATGCTTCTCGGAGATCTCCTATTTTCCTTGAATGACGCCATGGGCAAATGGCTGGTGGCGAGCTTTGCGGTCGGTCAGGTCCTGGTGATCCGCTCGTTCGGTTCCTTTCTGATCCTTGCACCCATGATTGCCAGGCAAGGGCCTCGCACGCTGTTTCAGGTCGAGCGCGTGCCCCTGCAGGTCCTGCGGGTCATTCTGACGACAGGGGATGTTGCGTTATTCTATGCCGCGGTCGCCTACCTTCCGCTCGCCGACGTCATGACTTTCTACATGGCCGGGCCTATCTACGTGGCCGCTCTGTCGCATTTTTTCCTTGGCGAAACCATCGGCTGGCGTCGTTGGCTAGCCGTCATCATTGGCTTTGTCGGGGTCGTGGTAGCCCTGAGACCTTCAACGGCAATGTTATCCTGGCCCTCGATCTTCGGTCTGATCGGCAGCCTGTCCTTCGCGCTGACATTGATCCTCGGCCGTCGTCTGCGACAAACCAGCGATGCGACGCTGGTAACATGGCAGACAGTCGGCGCCCTGGTCACCGGCCTAATCCTGAGCATTGGCGACTGGCGCTCAATGTCCTCCCTCGACTTCATCGCGATGCTGGCGCTGGGTGTCGTCGCGGGCAGCGCGCATTTGATGATCACGCGCGCGCTGAAGCTCGCTCCGGCCTCCCTCCTTGCCCCGCTTCAATACAGCCTGCTGCTCTGGGCAATCGTGCTGGGCTATGTTTTCTTCGGCGAATTGCCGGACAGCCAGATTCTGATCGGCTCCGTTATCATTGTTCTGGCAGGCCTCTTCATCTTCCATCGCAAGAACATCGTGGATGTTACGCCCAAAGCCGACGTTCCGCCCGATGGGCATTAG
- a CDS encoding ROK family transcriptional regulator, with amino-acid sequence MKAISGTNLEQAKSHNRRVVIEAIRTNGPLSRAAIARMTALTAQTVSNIVEELQRSHLLVPAKAQKLARGQPIIPYSINPHGAYSIGLELGRQRASGVLTDLSGAVCARIERHVEHPDPEQAMPVLGSIVEDLQQAFSFDRNRLLGVGMALPGRYADGGVTSLSPLNLPGWQDFPVGYELERRVKVPVLVENDATAAAIGERLHGVARGFSSFVYLFLAGGGGIGAGMFLDGHLYKGSRHNAGEIGHIIVEPHGRLCSCGKRGCLDRYVSPTVAYEVMGITNADELSPDDLDALIASSGDGLDTWLDQAVQPLRQTIDFLELAFDPQTIVLGGSISTIMMRRLAERLEPLHVPIDPAEERTIPRVMIGMTGKDTAILGAAALPIFSETNPRFDVLQKPVG; translated from the coding sequence ATGAAGGCTATTTCAGGCACCAATCTCGAGCAGGCCAAGTCACACAACAGGCGTGTCGTGATCGAGGCTATCCGCACCAATGGTCCGCTGTCGCGCGCCGCAATCGCCCGCATGACAGCGCTGACGGCACAGACGGTATCGAACATCGTCGAGGAATTGCAGCGTTCCCATCTGCTCGTGCCCGCCAAAGCGCAGAAGCTTGCGCGCGGCCAACCGATCATCCCCTATTCGATCAATCCGCACGGCGCCTATTCCATCGGTCTCGAACTTGGCCGCCAGCGCGCCAGCGGTGTGCTGACTGATCTCTCCGGCGCCGTGTGTGCACGCATCGAGCGCCATGTCGAACATCCCGATCCCGAACAGGCCATGCCAGTCCTCGGGTCTATTGTCGAGGATCTGCAGCAGGCCTTCTCCTTCGACCGTAACAGGTTGCTGGGTGTCGGCATGGCCCTGCCCGGCCGTTATGCGGATGGCGGCGTCACCTCGCTGAGCCCACTGAACCTGCCCGGCTGGCAGGACTTCCCGGTTGGCTACGAACTGGAACGGCGCGTCAAGGTCCCGGTGCTCGTCGAGAATGACGCGACGGCGGCGGCCATCGGCGAACGCCTGCATGGTGTCGCCCGTGGCTTCAGCAGCTTCGTCTATCTCTTCCTTGCGGGTGGCGGCGGCATCGGCGCCGGCATGTTTCTCGATGGACACCTCTACAAGGGCAGCCGTCACAATGCCGGCGAGATCGGGCACATCATCGTCGAGCCGCATGGCCGGCTCTGCAGCTGCGGCAAGCGCGGGTGTCTTGACCGTTACGTTTCGCCGACCGTCGCTTATGAGGTTATGGGCATAACCAACGCGGATGAGCTTTCGCCCGACGATCTCGACGCGCTAATCGCCAGCAGTGGCGATGGTCTCGATACATGGTTGGATCAGGCCGTGCAGCCGTTGCGACAGACTATCGATTTCCTCGAGCTTGCCTTCGATCCGCAGACAATTGTGCTCGGCGGCAGCATCTCGACCATCATGATGCGCCGGCTGGCCGAGCGGCTGGAGCCGTTGCACGTACCGATCGACCCCGCTGAAGAGAGAACCATTCCGCGTGTCATGATCGGCATGACAGGCAAGGATACCGCGATCCTCGGAGCGGCCGCCCTGCCGATCTTCTCGGAGACCAATCCTCGCTTCGACGTGTTGCAGAAGCCGGTCGGCTGA